One window of Microbispora sp. ZYX-F-249 genomic DNA carries:
- a CDS encoding SDR family NAD(P)-dependent oxidoreductase translates to MRKTAVVTGGASGIGRAVAAELVRRGVHVTIADVRGTEDAAKELGCAGVVCDVSDAEAVRELVTGVAAEHGRLDFLFNNAGIAVGGRAEEFTLDHWNRTIDVNLRGVVHGVHAAYPLMIEQGFGHIVNTASLAGLTPAPMMLPYTTTKHAVVGLSLALRAEAAAHGVRVSAVCPGFTDTPLLDNANPGLPQTEIGLRARTAAVRAQGRLYPVESLARDVLRGVAADRALIVAPASARATWRAVRLSPALAVRAAGTAFRRITR, encoded by the coding sequence GTGAGGAAGACCGCCGTCGTCACGGGCGGGGCGTCGGGGATCGGGCGGGCCGTCGCCGCCGAGCTCGTACGGCGCGGCGTCCACGTCACGATCGCCGACGTCCGGGGCACCGAGGACGCCGCCAAGGAGCTCGGCTGCGCGGGCGTCGTGTGCGACGTCTCCGACGCGGAGGCCGTACGGGAACTGGTCACCGGGGTGGCCGCCGAGCACGGGCGGCTCGACTTCCTGTTCAACAACGCGGGCATCGCGGTGGGCGGCCGCGCCGAGGAGTTCACGCTCGACCACTGGAACCGGACGATCGACGTGAACCTGCGCGGGGTGGTCCACGGCGTGCACGCGGCGTACCCGCTCATGATCGAGCAGGGCTTCGGGCACATCGTCAACACCGCGTCGCTGGCCGGGCTCACCCCCGCGCCCATGATGCTGCCGTACACGACGACCAAGCACGCCGTCGTCGGGCTGTCGCTCGCGCTGCGGGCCGAGGCGGCGGCGCACGGCGTGCGGGTCAGCGCGGTCTGCCCCGGATTCACGGACACCCCGCTGCTGGACAACGCCAACCCCGGGCTGCCGCAGACCGAGATCGGCCTGCGCGCCCGCACGGCGGCCGTGCGGGCCCAGGGGCGCCTGTATCCCGTGGAGTCGCTCGCCCGCGACGTCCTGCGCGGCGTGGCCGCCGACCGGGCGCTCATCGTGGCGCCCGCGTCCGCCCGGGCCACCTGGCGGGCCGTACGGCTCTCGCCCGCCCTGGCGGTGCGGGCGGCCGGGACGGCCTTCCGCCGGATCACGCGCTGA
- a CDS encoding glycoside hydrolase family 43 protein — protein sequence MIDGVDGWEYRNPVIPGFHPDPSVCRVGEDYYLVTSSFEWFPGVPVFHSRDLVNWRQLGHVLDRPSQLDLDGIRPSGGVYAATIRHHDGVFYVVTTLVDGPGNFIVTATDPAGPWSEPRWLPGTRGIDPSLLFDDDGRIWLTGTREKDPGRYRGDNEIYLVELDPVTLEQRGEERIIWEAAQRGAIWSEGPHLYKIGGRYYLLTSEGGTSYDHAVVVARADHVTGPYEPNPRNPILTHRHLGLGHPIACTGHADLVETQDGEWWMVLLATRPYGTPGDLGAGNVRGDNLGRETFLTRVTWEDGWPVAARVEPVAAGPTLPEHRWPAVPACDHFDAGRLSPVWNHLRTPRAPYWSLGDSRLRLRLRPETLAQRVNPSLVARRQQHMDFAVHAALDFTPAAGECAGLALVQNDDHHVLLVRTQRGLELVRRKAGGDDLLASVRVPGQRRLYLGVEARGQAYQARYAVTAGEWTDLGDPVDGRILSTAVAGGFTGAYVGMYASSNGRPSSNVAAFDWFEYLPLSP from the coding sequence ATGATCGACGGAGTCGACGGGTGGGAGTACCGGAATCCGGTCATCCCCGGGTTCCACCCCGATCCATCGGTGTGCCGGGTGGGTGAGGACTACTACCTGGTGACCTCCAGCTTCGAGTGGTTCCCCGGGGTGCCGGTCTTCCACAGCCGCGACCTGGTCAACTGGCGGCAGCTCGGGCACGTGCTCGACCGTCCGTCCCAGCTCGACCTGGACGGCATCCGGCCGTCGGGCGGCGTCTACGCCGCCACCATCCGCCACCACGACGGCGTCTTCTACGTCGTCACCACGCTGGTGGACGGGCCGGGGAACTTCATCGTCACCGCGACCGACCCCGCGGGCCCCTGGAGCGAGCCGCGATGGCTGCCGGGCACCCGCGGCATCGACCCCTCGCTGCTGTTCGACGACGACGGCCGGATCTGGCTCACCGGCACCAGGGAGAAGGACCCGGGCCGCTACCGCGGCGACAACGAGATCTACCTGGTGGAGCTCGACCCGGTCACGCTGGAGCAGCGCGGCGAGGAGCGGATCATCTGGGAGGCCGCCCAGCGGGGCGCCATATGGTCGGAGGGCCCGCACCTGTACAAGATCGGTGGCAGGTACTACCTGCTGACCTCGGAGGGCGGCACGTCGTACGACCACGCGGTCGTGGTGGCCAGGGCCGACCACGTGACCGGGCCGTACGAGCCGAACCCGCGCAACCCGATCCTCACCCACCGGCATCTCGGCCTCGGCCATCCCATCGCCTGCACGGGCCACGCCGACCTGGTGGAGACCCAGGACGGCGAGTGGTGGATGGTGCTGCTGGCCACGCGCCCGTACGGCACCCCCGGCGACCTGGGCGCCGGCAACGTGCGGGGCGACAACCTGGGCAGGGAGACCTTCCTCACCCGGGTCACCTGGGAGGACGGCTGGCCGGTCGCCGCCCGGGTCGAGCCCGTGGCCGCGGGGCCCACGCTGCCCGAGCACCGCTGGCCCGCCGTCCCCGCCTGCGACCACTTCGACGCCGGCCGGCTCTCCCCGGTCTGGAACCACCTGCGCACCCCGCGCGCGCCCTACTGGAGCCTCGGCGACAGCCGGCTGCGCCTGCGGCTGCGGCCCGAGACGCTGGCCCAGCGGGTCAACCCGAGCCTGGTCGCCCGGCGGCAGCAGCACATGGACTTCGCCGTCCACGCCGCGCTCGACTTCACGCCCGCGGCCGGGGAGTGCGCCGGGCTCGCGCTGGTGCAGAACGACGATCACCACGTGCTGCTCGTGCGGACCCAGCGCGGTCTCGAACTCGTCCGCAGGAAGGCGGGCGGCGACGACCTGCTCGCCTCCGTACGGGTGCCGGGCCAGCGGCGGCTGTACCTCGGCGTCGAGGCGCGCGGGCAGGCCTACCAGGCCAGGTACGCCGTGACGGCGGGGGAGTGGACCGACCTCGGCGACCCGGTGGACGGCAGGATCCTCAGCACGGCGGTCGCCGGCGGCTTCACCGGGGCCTACGTCGGCATGTACGCCAGCTCCAACGGCCGCCCGAGCTCCAACGTCGCCGCGTTCGACTGGTTCGAGTACCTGCCCCTGAGTCCGTGA
- a CDS encoding endo-1,4-beta-xylanase — MGLPAVVANAAPAAAAAVQVAKYDFEDGTTQGWGPRGDGVEVGATSDAAHSGSRSLLTSGRTATWHGASISPPFEKGVTYQVTAYARMVSGEPSGTIALTMQRTPDGGETTYERVAAATVTDGGWAELSGTYSFGADSTGLQLYAESSDATAKYYIDDIVVTSDTDPSRSGLATDFETGTAQGWSPRASASLTASTEAAHGGTRSLAVTGRSASWDGPAISVLGKMAKGSKYTLSAWVRLGPDTTSGNLGLSIERRTGGTPSYERVAAPKAVPAGQWVQLTGTYTLAYDADFLSVYVESDDGTFPFYLDDFTLTYVEPTPIQTAIPSLKDEVPFTMGAAISRAQTLGEHGDLLLKHFGGVTPGNDLKWDATEPREGEFSFAEGDYLVNYAVQHGLTFRGHTLAWHSQTPDWVFKDGDRDLTSSAQDKALLLKRLENHVKTLVGRYKGKIAVWDVVNEVIDENQPDGLRRSKWFQITGLDFIRTAFRVARETDPAAKLFVNDYNTEFPRKREALYALVKKLKAEGVPIDGVGHQLHLNIEQPPAAEVEATVEKFATLRVDQQITELDVSVYPDFVSTWDTIPAEVLAEQGYRYKELFDVFRRHESEISSVTVWGLADDDTWLSTFPITRLNAPLLFDDELQAKPAYWGIADPAKLPPLVRRLEAPAATPKVDGGRDLEWDLLPDVPIARVGQVSAGFQARSSAKWLYVLAEVRDPDDDRGDRVTFTVGGRPYAVGRDGGHPHGVDAAVKKTPGGYRVEARLPLGADVGVVVRDASGGSQTSWTGTVTAVPAVKLTTAPRRQPVVDGAVDRAWAEAPEIRTATWIQGTSGATARARALWSGGTLYLLAQVSDPALSEQSDNPWEQDSVEFFVDPGNGKTRGYGDDDGQYRISFSGRTSVGGTFDAAGVKDNLTAAAKVVPGGYVVEAAVRLPTFTLEDGALLGFDVQVNDAAGTARTSAVTWSDATGQGYRDTSHWGVLRLRR; from the coding sequence ATGGGACTGCCGGCGGTCGTGGCGAACGCGGCTCCCGCCGCCGCCGCGGCCGTGCAGGTCGCGAAGTACGACTTCGAAGACGGCACCACCCAGGGATGGGGGCCCAGAGGCGACGGGGTCGAGGTCGGCGCGACCTCGGACGCCGCGCACTCGGGGTCACGCTCCCTGCTCACCTCCGGCCGCACCGCGACCTGGCACGGGGCGTCCATCAGCCCGCCCTTCGAGAAGGGCGTCACCTACCAGGTGACCGCGTACGCGCGGATGGTGAGCGGGGAGCCGTCCGGCACGATCGCGCTGACCATGCAGCGCACCCCGGACGGGGGCGAGACCACCTACGAGCGGGTCGCCGCCGCCACCGTGACCGACGGCGGCTGGGCCGAGCTGTCGGGCACCTACTCCTTCGGCGCCGACTCCACCGGCCTGCAGCTCTACGCCGAGAGCTCCGACGCCACCGCGAAGTACTACATCGACGACATCGTCGTCACCTCCGACACCGACCCCTCGCGCTCCGGGCTCGCCACCGACTTCGAGACCGGCACGGCGCAGGGCTGGTCGCCGCGCGCCTCGGCGTCCCTGACGGCGAGCACGGAGGCGGCGCACGGCGGCACGCGCAGCCTCGCCGTCACCGGCCGCTCGGCCTCGTGGGACGGCCCGGCGATCAGCGTGCTGGGCAAGATGGCCAAGGGGTCGAAGTACACGCTGTCGGCCTGGGTGCGCCTCGGCCCCGACACGACCTCGGGCAACCTCGGCCTGTCGATCGAGCGCCGGACCGGCGGCACACCCAGCTACGAGCGGGTGGCCGCGCCGAAGGCGGTCCCGGCGGGACAGTGGGTCCAGCTCACCGGCACCTACACCCTCGCCTACGACGCGGACTTCCTCAGCGTCTACGTGGAGTCCGACGACGGGACCTTCCCCTTCTACCTGGACGACTTCACGCTGACGTACGTCGAGCCCACGCCGATCCAGACCGCCATCCCCTCGCTGAAGGACGAGGTGCCGTTCACCATGGGGGCGGCGATCTCCCGCGCCCAGACGCTCGGCGAGCACGGCGACCTGCTGCTCAAGCACTTCGGCGGCGTCACCCCCGGCAACGACCTCAAGTGGGACGCGACCGAGCCGCGCGAGGGCGAGTTCAGCTTCGCCGAGGGCGACTACCTGGTGAACTACGCCGTCCAGCACGGGCTGACCTTCCGCGGGCACACGCTCGCCTGGCACAGCCAGACGCCCGACTGGGTGTTCAAGGACGGCGACCGCGACCTCACCTCCTCCGCGCAGGACAAGGCGCTGCTGCTGAAGCGGCTGGAGAACCACGTCAAGACCCTGGTCGGCCGGTACAAGGGCAAGATCGCGGTCTGGGACGTGGTCAACGAGGTGATCGACGAGAACCAGCCCGACGGGCTGCGCCGGTCGAAGTGGTTCCAGATCACCGGCCTCGACTTCATCCGCACGGCCTTCCGCGTCGCGCGCGAGACCGACCCGGCGGCCAAGCTGTTCGTCAACGACTACAACACCGAGTTCCCGCGCAAGCGGGAGGCGTTGTACGCCCTGGTGAAGAAGCTGAAGGCCGAGGGCGTGCCGATCGACGGCGTCGGTCACCAGCTCCACCTGAACATCGAGCAGCCGCCCGCCGCCGAGGTTGAGGCCACCGTCGAGAAATTCGCGACGCTCCGCGTGGACCAGCAGATCACCGAGCTGGACGTGAGCGTCTACCCCGACTTCGTCTCCACGTGGGACACCATCCCCGCGGAGGTGCTCGCCGAGCAGGGCTACCGCTACAAGGAGCTGTTCGACGTCTTCCGCAGGCACGAGAGCGAGATCAGCTCGGTCACCGTCTGGGGCCTGGCGGACGACGACACGTGGCTGTCGACCTTTCCGATCACCCGGCTGAACGCGCCGCTGCTCTTCGACGACGAGCTCCAGGCCAAGCCGGCGTACTGGGGCATCGCCGACCCGGCGAAGCTGCCGCCGCTGGTGCGCAGGCTGGAGGCCCCCGCCGCGACGCCGAAGGTGGACGGCGGACGCGACCTCGAATGGGACCTGCTGCCCGATGTCCCCATCGCCCGGGTGGGCCAGGTGTCGGCGGGGTTCCAGGCCCGCTCGTCGGCCAAGTGGCTGTACGTCCTGGCCGAGGTGCGCGACCCGGACGACGACCGGGGCGACCGCGTGACGTTCACCGTGGGCGGCAGGCCGTACGCGGTCGGGCGCGACGGCGGCCACCCGCACGGCGTGGACGCGGCCGTGAAGAAGACGCCCGGCGGCTACCGGGTGGAGGCGCGGCTTCCCCTCGGCGCCGACGTCGGCGTGGTGGTCAGGGACGCCTCCGGCGGGTCGCAGACCTCGTGGACCGGCACGGTGACGGCCGTGCCGGCGGTGAAGCTCACCACGGCGCCCCGGCGGCAGCCCGTGGTCGACGGCGCCGTCGACCGGGCCTGGGCGGAGGCGCCGGAGATCCGCACCGCCACGTGGATCCAGGGCACGTCCGGGGCGACGGCGCGGGCCCGGGCCCTGTGGAGCGGCGGGACGCTCTACCTGCTGGCGCAGGTCTCCGACCCTGCGCTCAGCGAGCAGTCGGACAACCCCTGGGAGCAGGACTCGGTGGAGTTCTTCGTCGACCCCGGCAACGGCAAGACCAGGGGCTACGGCGACGACGACGGCCAGTACCGAATCAGCTTCTCCGGCAGGACCAGCGTCGGCGGCACCTTCGACGCCGCGGGCGTGAAGGACAACCTGACGGCCGCCGCGAAGGTCGTCCCCGGCGGATACGTGGTCGAGGCGGCCGTGAGACTGCCCACGTTCACCCTGGAGGACGGCGCGCTGCTCGGCTTCGACGTCCAGGTCAACGACGCCGCGGGGACCGCCCGTACGAGCGCGGTGACCTGGAGCGACGCCACCGGCCAGGGCTACCGGGACACCAGCCACTGGGGCGTGCTGCGACTGCGGCGCTGA
- a CDS encoding glycoside hydrolase family 5 protein encodes MTLLRVSGSRLVDETGGTVRLRGVGLGGWLNMENFITGYAADESSMRAAVLEVLGEERYELFFDRFLTSFFTEADADLLRDMGVNCVRIPVNYRHFETDDRPMEIVERGFRHLDRVIGMLGERGVYSVIDLHALPGAQNQHWHSDNPTHVASFWQHRHFQDRAVHLWEALADHYKDNPWVAGYNPINEPGDPSGRVVGPFYDRLVKALRAVDPGHVLFLDGNTYSTDFSVFHEVYENTVFVCHDYALAGFAHGGPYPGFTRGEWCDRDELERTFARRTTFQRETGTPIWVGEFGPVYTGDPAVDEQRYQVLRDQLEIFDAYEAGWSIWTYKDVGLQGLVCAGGSYMERFGPFMAKKKRLGADRWGSTMEETAGELAPLHRLIDTEFPSWDPYPWGARYQTDDLIRHILIAQALLPEYADLFRGLDDGELLALADSFALSHCTRREPLIRLLADNLSAR; translated from the coding sequence ATGACGCTGCTGCGTGTGTCCGGATCCCGGCTGGTAGACGAGACGGGCGGCACGGTCCGGCTGCGGGGGGTCGGCCTGGGCGGCTGGCTCAACATGGAGAACTTCATCACCGGCTACGCGGCCGACGAGTCCTCCATGCGCGCGGCTGTGCTGGAAGTGCTCGGCGAGGAACGCTACGAGCTGTTCTTCGACCGCTTCCTCACCTCGTTCTTCACCGAGGCCGACGCCGACCTGCTGCGGGACATGGGCGTCAACTGCGTGCGGATCCCGGTGAACTACCGCCACTTCGAGACCGACGACCGGCCGATGGAGATCGTCGAGCGCGGTTTCCGCCATCTCGACCGCGTGATCGGGATGCTGGGTGAGCGCGGCGTCTACAGCGTCATCGACCTGCACGCGCTCCCGGGGGCGCAGAACCAGCACTGGCACTCCGACAACCCCACCCACGTCGCCTCCTTCTGGCAGCACCGGCACTTCCAGGACCGGGCGGTCCACCTGTGGGAGGCGCTGGCCGACCACTACAAGGACAACCCGTGGGTGGCGGGCTACAACCCGATCAACGAGCCGGGCGACCCCAGCGGCAGGGTGGTCGGGCCCTTCTACGACCGTCTGGTCAAGGCGCTGCGCGCGGTGGACCCCGGTCACGTGCTGTTCCTCGACGGCAACACCTACTCGACCGACTTCTCGGTCTTCCACGAGGTCTACGAGAACACCGTTTTCGTCTGCCACGACTACGCGCTGGCCGGGTTCGCCCACGGCGGCCCCTACCCGGGCTTCACCAGGGGCGAGTGGTGCGACCGCGACGAGCTGGAGCGCACCTTCGCCCGCCGCACCACCTTCCAGCGGGAGACCGGCACGCCGATCTGGGTCGGGGAGTTCGGGCCCGTCTACACCGGTGACCCCGCGGTGGACGAGCAGCGCTACCAGGTCCTGCGCGACCAGCTGGAGATCTTCGACGCGTACGAGGCCGGCTGGTCCATCTGGACCTACAAGGACGTCGGCCTGCAGGGCCTGGTCTGCGCCGGCGGGTCGTACATGGAGCGGTTCGGGCCGTTCATGGCGAAGAAGAAGCGGCTCGGCGCCGACCGATGGGGCTCGACGATGGAGGAGACGGCGGGCGAGCTCGCGCCGCTGCACCGGCTGATCGACACCGAGTTCCCCAGCTGGGACCCTTACCCGTGGGGCGCCCGCTACCAGACCGACGACCTCATCCGGCACATCCTGATCGCGCAGGCGCTGCTCCCCGAGTACGCCGACCTGTTCCGCGGGCTGGACGACGGCGAGCTGCTCGCGCTCGCCGACTCCTTCGCCCTGTCCCACTGCACCCGGCGCGAGCCTCTGATCCGGCTTCTCGCCGACAACCTGTCCGCGCGCTAG
- a CDS encoding LacI family DNA-binding transcriptional regulator, translated as MPVKRRVTIAQIAEEAGVSVPTVSKVINGRPEVAPETRQRVERLLQKHGYQRRTGQGDGPVGLLDLVFAEIESPWAMELVRGAEQAAHEAAASVVISVLHTHAGPGRDWLERIAARRTDGVIIVSSRLSVRQQGQLSARSIPFVVVDPEGEPPPGVASVGATNWHGGLAATRHLLDLGHARIGMIGGPPDMLCSRARIDGYRAALETAGVSIDPELIRYGDFLVNSGHDAGHALLSLDNPPTAIFAGSDMQAFGVFEAARQRGLRVPEDLSVVGFDDLPLSRSAWPPLTTVRQPLEEMAALAARMVLAMGRGENTEARRVELSTDLVIRESTASPR; from the coding sequence ATGCCAGTGAAAAGGCGGGTGACCATCGCCCAGATAGCGGAGGAGGCCGGAGTCTCCGTTCCGACCGTGTCCAAGGTGATCAACGGCCGTCCCGAGGTGGCGCCGGAGACCCGTCAGCGGGTGGAGCGCCTCCTGCAGAAGCACGGCTACCAGCGCAGGACGGGACAGGGCGACGGCCCGGTCGGTTTACTGGACCTGGTGTTCGCCGAGATCGAGAGCCCGTGGGCCATGGAACTGGTGCGCGGAGCCGAGCAGGCGGCGCACGAGGCCGCCGCGAGCGTGGTGATCTCCGTGCTGCACACGCACGCGGGCCCCGGCCGTGACTGGCTCGAACGCATCGCGGCGCGGCGCACGGACGGTGTGATCATCGTCAGCTCCCGGCTCTCGGTGCGGCAGCAGGGCCAGCTCAGCGCCCGCTCGATCCCGTTCGTCGTCGTCGACCCCGAGGGCGAGCCGCCGCCCGGCGTGGCGTCGGTCGGCGCGACCAACTGGCACGGCGGCCTGGCGGCCACGCGCCACCTCCTCGACCTCGGCCACGCCCGGATCGGCATGATCGGCGGTCCGCCCGACATGCTCTGCAGCCGGGCCAGGATCGACGGCTACCGCGCCGCGCTGGAGACCGCCGGGGTGTCCATCGACCCCGAGCTCATCCGGTACGGCGACTTCCTGGTCAACTCGGGCCACGACGCCGGTCACGCGCTGCTCTCGCTGGACAACCCCCCGACCGCCATCTTCGCCGGCAGCGACATGCAGGCGTTCGGCGTGTTCGAGGCGGCCAGGCAGCGGGGCCTGCGGGTGCCCGAGGACCTCAGCGTGGTCGGCTTCGACGACCTGCCGCTGTCCCGGTCCGCGTGGCCGCCGCTGACCACCGTGCGGCAGCCGCTGGAGGAGATGGCCGCGCTGGCCGCGCGCATGGTGCTGGCCATGGGCCGGGGCGAGAACACCGAGGCCCGCCGGGTCGAGCTGTCCACCGATCTGGTGATAAGGGAGAGCACCGCGAGTCCCCGGTGA